The Chiloscyllium plagiosum isolate BGI_BamShark_2017 chromosome 40, ASM401019v2, whole genome shotgun sequence genome has a segment encoding these proteins:
- the prc1b gene encoding protein regulator of cytokinesis 1b isoform X1: protein MVRKSDALATESVTCLNGALAHLRNIWEEIGIPEDQRLQRTEVVKKHIKGLLDMMIAEEENLRQRLKKSIDMCQKELHAVCQELNLAVYLPEEDCTMLQLEKDLRTRLEVLLKQKKERMLKLKSLKDQDEELCDILCATAYPIDADAVPSLEQLDAFQEHIASLNVEKERRRAEFVETKRNIILCMEELDQLPDTSFERDIVCEDEDAFCLSNENIIGLKTLLQQLEVKRSQNESKCSELRNQIINLWDWLQISQEERDTFSANMVGSRAKTMQALQTELERLEVLKQHNMKNVIESVRRELATHWEKCFFSSAQRQEFAPYYDEDYTEELLQLHNLELNRLKEYYQTHQQLFEGIWKWEENWKLYLSFEKKAADPNRFTNRGGNLLKEEKQRTKLCKMLPKLEEELKIQIAAWEQEHHSQFQVNGQNFMGYVTEQWELHKLEKEREKQERQLKKNKLIEEEMLYGSAPKTPNKRRLNALNTPGKLRKLNGTSIANATPNSTLRCAIGSSVCYSPISRPPLSGHKPGQPVRTPGYSATKPPRLGLVERNKENISHLNATAMSGASTVSTPQHNLSINSVATTYSEFARELSKASKFDHQSRILNSTTSNIQT from the exons ATGGTGAGAAAAAG TGATGCTCTGGCCACAGAGTCAGTGACATGTCTTAATGGAGCACTTGCCCATCTACGGAATATCTGGGAAGAGATAGGGATTCCAGAAGATCAACGATTACAAAGAACTGAAGTTGTTAAAAAGCATATCAAG GGCTTATTGGATATGATGATTGCAGAGGAAGAAAACCTGAGGCAGAGGCTGAAAAAGAGTATCGATATGTGCCAGAAGGAACTCCACGCTGTGTGCCAGGAACTCAATTTGGCTGTTTACTTG CCAGAAGAAGATTGCACAATGCTGCAATTGGAGAAAGATCTGCGGACACGATTGGAGGTTCTTCTGAAGCAGAAGAAAGAAAGGATGCTGAAATTAAAGAGCCTTAAAGATCAAGATGAGGAACTTTGTGACATTCTCTGTGCAACAGCCTACCCCATTGATGCTGACGCTGTCCCTAGTCTTGAGCAACTTGATGCATTTCAAGAGCATATTGCTTCACTTAATGTAGAGAAG GAACGTAGAAGAGCTGAGTTTGTTGAAACAAAGAGAAATATCATTCTTTGTATGGAGGAACTTGACCAACTGCCAGACACCAGTTTTGAAAGAGATATTGTGTGTGAGGATGAGGATGCTTTCTGTCTGTCCAATGAGAATATTATCGGTCTGAAAACACTTCTTCAACAA TTGGAGgtgaagagaagtcagaatgAGAGCAAATGCTCAGAGCTGAGAAATCAAATAATTAACCTGTGGGACTGGCTGCAAATTTCGCAAGAAGAACGTGATACCTTTTCTGCAAACATGGTTGGTTCCAGGGCTAAGACAATGCAGGCA TTGCAGACAGAGTTGGAGCGCCTCGAGGTCCTGAAACAACACAACATGAAAAATGTGATTGAATCAGTCAGACGAGAGCTGGCAACACATTGGGAGAAATGTTTCTTTAGTTCTGCACAACGGCAAGAATTTGCTCCATACTATGATG AGGACTATACTGAGGAGTTATTGCAGCTACATAACCTGGAGCTTAATCGACTAAAGGAGTACTACCAAACACACCAACAACTCTTTGAGGGTATCTGGAAGTGGGAAGAAAACTGGAAGCTTTATCTGAGTTTTGAG AAGAAAGCAGCAGACCCAAACCGGTTCACCAACCGAGGGGGGAATCtgttaaaagaagaaaagcagagaacaaagctTTGCAAAATGCTACCGAAA CTGGAGGAAGAGTTGAAAATTCAGATTGCTGCTTGGGAACAGGAACATCATTCGCAGTTTCAAGTTAATGGACAAAATTTCATGGGTTATGTGACAGAACAATGGGAACTGCATAAATTGGAGAAAGAGCGAGAGAAACAAGAGCGG CAACTGAAAAAGAACAAGTTAATTGAGGAGGAGATGCTGTATGGCAGTGCCCCCAAAACCCCAAACAAAAGAAGGCTTAATGCACTGAATACCCCAGGGAAATTGCGAAAG CTAAATGGTACGTCAATCGCCAATGCCACCCCAAACAGCACCCTTCGCTGTGCCATTGGCAGTAGTGTTTGTTACTCACCCATCTCCCGACCCCCACTATCAGGACACAAG ccAGGACAACCTGTGCGCACACCAGGATATTCAGCTACAAAGCCCCCTCGTCTTGGCCTCGTTGAAAGGAATAAAGAGAacatttctcatctcaatgcaacaGCAATGAGTGGTGCGTCCACCGTCTCCACCCCACAGCATAATCTCAGCATAAATTCAGTTGCCACCACATATTCTGAGTTTGCG cgagaactttcaaaagcttccaAATTTGACCATCAGTCACGAATTCTCAACTCTACAACCAGCAACATCCAAACCTGA
- the prc1b gene encoding protein regulator of cytokinesis 1b isoform X3 — MVRKSDALATESVTCLNGALAHLRNIWEEIGIPEDQRLQRTEVVKKHIKGLLDMMIAEEENLRQRLKKSIDMCQKELHAVCQELNLAVYLPEEDCTMLQLEKDLRTRLEVLLKQKKERMLKLKSLKDQDEELCDILCATAYPIDADAVPSLEQLDAFQEHIASLNVEKERRRAEFVETKRNIILCMEELDQLPDTSFERDIVCEDEDAFCLSNENIIGLKTLLQQLEVKRSQNESKCSELRNQIINLWDWLQISQEERDTFSANMVGSRAKTMQALQTELERLEVLKQHNMKNVIESVRRELATHWEKCFFSSAQRQEFAPYYDEDYTEELLQLHNLELNRLKEYYQTHQQLFEGIWKWEENWKLYLSFEKKAADPNRFTNRGGNLLKEEKQRTKLCKMLPKLEEELKIQIAAWEQEHHSQFQVNGQNFMGYVTEQWELHKLEKEREKQERQLKKNKLIEEEMLYGSAPKTPNKRRLNALNTPGKLRKLNGTSIANATPNSTLRCAIGSSVCYSPISRPPLSGHKPGQPVRTPGYSATKPPRLGLVERNKENISHLNATAMSARTFKSFQI; from the exons ATGGTGAGAAAAAG TGATGCTCTGGCCACAGAGTCAGTGACATGTCTTAATGGAGCACTTGCCCATCTACGGAATATCTGGGAAGAGATAGGGATTCCAGAAGATCAACGATTACAAAGAACTGAAGTTGTTAAAAAGCATATCAAG GGCTTATTGGATATGATGATTGCAGAGGAAGAAAACCTGAGGCAGAGGCTGAAAAAGAGTATCGATATGTGCCAGAAGGAACTCCACGCTGTGTGCCAGGAACTCAATTTGGCTGTTTACTTG CCAGAAGAAGATTGCACAATGCTGCAATTGGAGAAAGATCTGCGGACACGATTGGAGGTTCTTCTGAAGCAGAAGAAAGAAAGGATGCTGAAATTAAAGAGCCTTAAAGATCAAGATGAGGAACTTTGTGACATTCTCTGTGCAACAGCCTACCCCATTGATGCTGACGCTGTCCCTAGTCTTGAGCAACTTGATGCATTTCAAGAGCATATTGCTTCACTTAATGTAGAGAAG GAACGTAGAAGAGCTGAGTTTGTTGAAACAAAGAGAAATATCATTCTTTGTATGGAGGAACTTGACCAACTGCCAGACACCAGTTTTGAAAGAGATATTGTGTGTGAGGATGAGGATGCTTTCTGTCTGTCCAATGAGAATATTATCGGTCTGAAAACACTTCTTCAACAA TTGGAGgtgaagagaagtcagaatgAGAGCAAATGCTCAGAGCTGAGAAATCAAATAATTAACCTGTGGGACTGGCTGCAAATTTCGCAAGAAGAACGTGATACCTTTTCTGCAAACATGGTTGGTTCCAGGGCTAAGACAATGCAGGCA TTGCAGACAGAGTTGGAGCGCCTCGAGGTCCTGAAACAACACAACATGAAAAATGTGATTGAATCAGTCAGACGAGAGCTGGCAACACATTGGGAGAAATGTTTCTTTAGTTCTGCACAACGGCAAGAATTTGCTCCATACTATGATG AGGACTATACTGAGGAGTTATTGCAGCTACATAACCTGGAGCTTAATCGACTAAAGGAGTACTACCAAACACACCAACAACTCTTTGAGGGTATCTGGAAGTGGGAAGAAAACTGGAAGCTTTATCTGAGTTTTGAG AAGAAAGCAGCAGACCCAAACCGGTTCACCAACCGAGGGGGGAATCtgttaaaagaagaaaagcagagaacaaagctTTGCAAAATGCTACCGAAA CTGGAGGAAGAGTTGAAAATTCAGATTGCTGCTTGGGAACAGGAACATCATTCGCAGTTTCAAGTTAATGGACAAAATTTCATGGGTTATGTGACAGAACAATGGGAACTGCATAAATTGGAGAAAGAGCGAGAGAAACAAGAGCGG CAACTGAAAAAGAACAAGTTAATTGAGGAGGAGATGCTGTATGGCAGTGCCCCCAAAACCCCAAACAAAAGAAGGCTTAATGCACTGAATACCCCAGGGAAATTGCGAAAG CTAAATGGTACGTCAATCGCCAATGCCACCCCAAACAGCACCCTTCGCTGTGCCATTGGCAGTAGTGTTTGTTACTCACCCATCTCCCGACCCCCACTATCAGGACACAAG ccAGGACAACCTGTGCGCACACCAGGATATTCAGCTACAAAGCCCCCTCGTCTTGGCCTCGTTGAAAGGAATAAAGAGAacatttctcatctcaatgcaacaGCAATGAGTG cgagaactttcaaaagcttccaAATTTGA
- the prc1b gene encoding protein regulator of cytokinesis 1b isoform X2: protein MVRKSDALATESVTCLNGALAHLRNIWEEIGIPEDQRLQRTEVVKKHIKGLLDMMIAEEENLRQRLKKSIDMCQKELHAVCQELNLAVYLPEEDCTMLQLEKDLRTRLEVLLKQKKERMLKLKSLKDQDEELCDILCATAYPIDADAVPSLEQLDAFQEHIASLNVEKERRRAEFVETKRNIILCMEELDQLPDTSFERDIVCEDEDAFCLSNENIIGLKTLLQQLEVKRSQNESKCSELRNQIINLWDWLQISQEERDTFSANMVGSRAKTMQALQTELERLEVLKQHNMKNVIESVRRELATHWEKCFFSSAQRQEFAPYYDEDYTEELLQLHNLELNRLKEYYQTHQQLFEGIWKWEENWKLYLSFEKKAADPNRFTNRGGNLLKEEKQRTKLCKMLPKLEEELKIQIAAWEQEHHSQFQVNGQNFMGYVTEQWELHKLEKEREKQERQLKKNKLIEEEMLYGSAPKTPNKRRLNALNTPGKLRKLNGTSIANATPNSTLRCAIGSSVCYSPISRPPLSGHKPGQPVRTPGYSATKPPRLGLVERNKENISHLNATAMSGASTVSTPQHNLSINSVATTYSEFAMDSAPQ, encoded by the exons ATGGTGAGAAAAAG TGATGCTCTGGCCACAGAGTCAGTGACATGTCTTAATGGAGCACTTGCCCATCTACGGAATATCTGGGAAGAGATAGGGATTCCAGAAGATCAACGATTACAAAGAACTGAAGTTGTTAAAAAGCATATCAAG GGCTTATTGGATATGATGATTGCAGAGGAAGAAAACCTGAGGCAGAGGCTGAAAAAGAGTATCGATATGTGCCAGAAGGAACTCCACGCTGTGTGCCAGGAACTCAATTTGGCTGTTTACTTG CCAGAAGAAGATTGCACAATGCTGCAATTGGAGAAAGATCTGCGGACACGATTGGAGGTTCTTCTGAAGCAGAAGAAAGAAAGGATGCTGAAATTAAAGAGCCTTAAAGATCAAGATGAGGAACTTTGTGACATTCTCTGTGCAACAGCCTACCCCATTGATGCTGACGCTGTCCCTAGTCTTGAGCAACTTGATGCATTTCAAGAGCATATTGCTTCACTTAATGTAGAGAAG GAACGTAGAAGAGCTGAGTTTGTTGAAACAAAGAGAAATATCATTCTTTGTATGGAGGAACTTGACCAACTGCCAGACACCAGTTTTGAAAGAGATATTGTGTGTGAGGATGAGGATGCTTTCTGTCTGTCCAATGAGAATATTATCGGTCTGAAAACACTTCTTCAACAA TTGGAGgtgaagagaagtcagaatgAGAGCAAATGCTCAGAGCTGAGAAATCAAATAATTAACCTGTGGGACTGGCTGCAAATTTCGCAAGAAGAACGTGATACCTTTTCTGCAAACATGGTTGGTTCCAGGGCTAAGACAATGCAGGCA TTGCAGACAGAGTTGGAGCGCCTCGAGGTCCTGAAACAACACAACATGAAAAATGTGATTGAATCAGTCAGACGAGAGCTGGCAACACATTGGGAGAAATGTTTCTTTAGTTCTGCACAACGGCAAGAATTTGCTCCATACTATGATG AGGACTATACTGAGGAGTTATTGCAGCTACATAACCTGGAGCTTAATCGACTAAAGGAGTACTACCAAACACACCAACAACTCTTTGAGGGTATCTGGAAGTGGGAAGAAAACTGGAAGCTTTATCTGAGTTTTGAG AAGAAAGCAGCAGACCCAAACCGGTTCACCAACCGAGGGGGGAATCtgttaaaagaagaaaagcagagaacaaagctTTGCAAAATGCTACCGAAA CTGGAGGAAGAGTTGAAAATTCAGATTGCTGCTTGGGAACAGGAACATCATTCGCAGTTTCAAGTTAATGGACAAAATTTCATGGGTTATGTGACAGAACAATGGGAACTGCATAAATTGGAGAAAGAGCGAGAGAAACAAGAGCGG CAACTGAAAAAGAACAAGTTAATTGAGGAGGAGATGCTGTATGGCAGTGCCCCCAAAACCCCAAACAAAAGAAGGCTTAATGCACTGAATACCCCAGGGAAATTGCGAAAG CTAAATGGTACGTCAATCGCCAATGCCACCCCAAACAGCACCCTTCGCTGTGCCATTGGCAGTAGTGTTTGTTACTCACCCATCTCCCGACCCCCACTATCAGGACACAAG ccAGGACAACCTGTGCGCACACCAGGATATTCAGCTACAAAGCCCCCTCGTCTTGGCCTCGTTGAAAGGAATAAAGAGAacatttctcatctcaatgcaacaGCAATGAGTGGTGCGTCCACCGTCTCCACCCCACAGCATAATCTCAGCATAAATTCAGTTGCCACCACATATTCTGAGTTTGCG ATGGATTCAGCTCCACAGTAG